In Gadus chalcogrammus isolate NIFS_2021 chromosome 23, NIFS_Gcha_1.0, whole genome shotgun sequence, a genomic segment contains:
- the LOC130376935 gene encoding adhesive plaque matrix protein-like codes for MAFLMRVLQLSLLLAVGCQVHAYRNVFAEPEKPTHGLHQASSYKPEQQQTPRYKPSYKPQQHLPSYKPQQQPPSYKPQPKQQQPPSYKPKQTRQQPSYKAKPQQQPPSYKPQQQPPPPSYKPQQQPPPPSYKPQQQQPPSYKPQQQQPPSYKPQQQQPPPSYKPQQQQPPPSYKPQQQQRKPPSYKPQQQQPPSYKPQQQPQQQPQQQPQPPPSYKPQQQQQPQPPPSYKPQQPPSYKPQQQQQSSYMQPQQSGYQPQQQPSYMQPQQSGYQPQQPPAGYMPPAGYMPPAGYMPPAGYKPKPQQSGYQPQQQPSYMQPQQSGYQPQQPPAGYMPPAGYKPKPQQPSYKPQQPPSYKPQQPPSYKPQQPPSYKPQPKQQQPPSYKPQPKQQQPSYKPQQTQHPPSYKPQQKQPPSSYKPQPQQQPPSSYKPQQQQPPSYKPQQQQPPSYKPQQQQQPPSYKPQQPQPPPSYKPQPPPSYKPQPPPSYKPQQQQQQPPSYKPQQQPSYMQPQQSGYQPQQPPAGYKPKPQQPGYKPQ; via the exons ATGGCTTTTCTTATGAG GGTATTGCAATTGTCTCTTCTACTTGCTGTGGGGTGTCAAGTACATG CTTACAGGAATGTCTTTGCTGAGCCGGAGAAGCCTACCCATGGGCTGCATCAGGCTTCTAGCTATAAGCCCGAACAGCAGCAAACACCTCGCTACAAgcccagctacaagccccagcagcatctgcctagctacaagccccagcagcagccgccgagctacaagccccagcccaagcagcagcagccgcctagctacaagcccaaGCAAACTcggcagcagcctagctacaaggccaagccccagcagcagccgcctagctacaagccccagcagcagccgccgccgcctagctacaagccccagcagcagccgccgccgcctagctacaagccccagcagcagcagccgcctagctacaagccccagcagcagcagccgcctagctacaagccccagcagcagcagccgccgcccagctacaagccccagcagcagcagccgccgcctagctacaagccccagcagcagcagcgaaagccgcctagctacaagccccagcagcagcagccgcctagctacaagccccagcagcagccccagcagcagccccagcagcagccccagccgccgcctagctacaagccccagcagcagcagcagccccagccgccgcctagctacaagccccagcagccgcctagctacaagccccagcagcagcagcagtctagCTACATGCAGCCCCAGCAGTCTGGctaccagccccagcagcagcctagctacatgCAGCCCCAGCAGTCTGGctaccagccccagcagccgccgGCTGGCTACATGCCGCCGGCTGGCTACATGCCGCCGGCTGGCTACATGCCGCCGGCTGGCTACAAGCCGAAGCCCCAGCAGTCTGGctaccagccccagcagcagcctagctacatgCAGCCCCAGCAGTCTGGctaccagccccagcagccgccgGCTGGCTACATGCCGCCGGCTGGCTACAAGCCGAAGCCCCAGCAGCcgagctacaagccccagcagccgccgagctacaagccccagcagccgccgagctacaagccccagcagccgccgagctacaagccccagcccaagcagcagcagccgccgagctacaagccccagcccaagcagcagcagcctagctacaagccccagcaaaCTCAGCAtccgcctagctacaagccccagcagaaGCAGCCGCCGtccagctacaagccccagccccagcagcagccgccgtccagctacaagccccagcagcagcagccgcctagctacaagccccagcagcagcagccgcctagctacaagccccagcagcagcagcagccgcctagctacaagccccagcagccccagccgccgcctagctacaagccccagccgccgcctagctacaagccccagccgccgcctagctacaagccccagcagcagcagcagcagccgcctagctacaagccccagcagcagcctagctacatgCAGCCCCAGCAGTCTGGctaccagccccagcagccaccGGCTGGCTACAAGCCgaagccccagcagcctggcTACAAGCCGCAGTAA